A single genomic interval of Chryseobacterium paludis harbors:
- a CDS encoding DEAD/DEAH box helicase, whose protein sequence is MYLRFFNNHSLVVSMELPKEYILPDTYISTLSIYELLKHTQTARFIEEKDFRDIEPIALEINSGVFTRTTSVISFPNVSVSQVGSALVTTCSCENPTDKLCEHQVEIIYCILEQKNYRIFFDTNLRQRTLVAFAKGFGLENEPHLDTFFHLNYQDGKLDIQPKIKELFQIDEHAIKQNLLPLRKSVLKELAIQDTDKRQIMVIGKHRYYNFLNFSLMEAEVTRNGKIKNPVTPIDAMQLIWKSEQPSEIKFYTAIIAFQNKFNEEQSPTELEALKLIVQNPLELDVYYHDPHLAEFVSSKSLIPVALKLLKAEIQLTVLKKDPFYEITGELLFNDISLPFKNIIIRNDYFIHYQNTLSLIENPDMLRVIKFFKSNNEILLIHASKYENFLQTVLASLEQYIHINYSYIHSATPVQLQEKNFGTEKIIYLHQEGNYVSITPVMKYGTVEVAVYSRKQLYDTDQNGNQFKIERNYEAETSLTSIIMMQHPEFEEQLEADEYFYLHKNKFLDADWFLKAFETWRNEKIIILGFSELKNNKLNPNRAKINIQVTSGIDWFNAKLSVRFGKKEATLKQVHRALRNKTKFVQLDDGTQGILPDEWISKITKYFQAGDIDEELLKIPKISFTEISSLFEKEILSEEVQAEVLSYSNQFSMLRKAPEIPVPTELKTNLRDYQREGLNWLGLLDSFNFGGCLADDMGLGKTVQIIAFILHQREKYGANTNLIIVPTSLLFNWQEELEKFAPSLKVLLHYGPDRLKNIDHFKEYEVILTSYGMLLSDIRFLKSFRFNYVFLDESQAIKNPNSEKYKAARLLQSRNRVVLTGTPVENNTFDLYGQLSFACPGLLGSKQYFKDVYAIPIDKFEYGKRTIELQQKINPFILRRTKKQVAKELPEKTEMVIYCEMNAEQRKIYDLYERELRDFISASTDDETLKNSMHVLTGLTKLRQICNSPVLLKEGHSGEHSVKIQLLTEQIENKSKEHKILVFSQFVGMLDLIKKELEDKNIPFEYLTGQSKDRGSKVHRFQTDENIRVFLISLKAGGVGLNLTEADYVYLVDPWWNPAAENQAIDRSYRIGQTKHVVAIRMVCSNTIEEKILNLQKKKSKLTQGLIKTEESKILGLGRADLLEILD, encoded by the coding sequence ATGTACCTTCGTTTTTTTAATAATCATTCGCTTGTCGTCAGTATGGAGTTGCCAAAAGAATATATTTTACCGGATACTTATATCAGTACACTTTCGATATATGAACTTTTAAAGCACACCCAAACGGCAAGATTCATAGAAGAAAAGGACTTCCGGGATATTGAACCTATTGCCCTTGAAATTAACTCCGGGGTTTTCACCAGAACAACTTCAGTAATCAGTTTCCCAAATGTTTCGGTAAGTCAGGTAGGATCTGCATTGGTGACGACATGTTCGTGCGAAAACCCAACCGATAAACTTTGTGAACACCAGGTAGAAATTATTTATTGCATTCTGGAACAAAAAAACTATCGGATTTTCTTTGATACTAATCTACGACAAAGAACACTGGTTGCCTTTGCTAAAGGTTTTGGTTTAGAAAACGAGCCTCATCTTGATACCTTTTTTCATCTGAACTATCAGGATGGAAAGCTCGACATTCAGCCTAAAATTAAAGAGTTGTTTCAAATTGATGAGCATGCTATTAAACAGAACTTACTGCCACTGCGAAAATCAGTCCTCAAAGAACTGGCGATACAGGATACTGATAAAAGACAAATAATGGTTATTGGTAAACACCGTTATTATAATTTTTTGAACTTTTCATTAATGGAAGCTGAGGTTACCCGAAATGGTAAAATTAAAAACCCTGTTACCCCTATTGATGCAATGCAATTGATCTGGAAATCTGAGCAGCCATCAGAAATTAAGTTTTACACAGCCATTATTGCTTTTCAAAATAAATTTAATGAAGAACAAAGCCCAACAGAGTTGGAAGCTTTGAAATTGATCGTTCAAAATCCTTTGGAGCTCGATGTATACTACCATGATCCTCATCTGGCTGAATTTGTTTCTTCTAAATCTCTGATTCCTGTGGCGCTTAAGCTTCTTAAAGCTGAGATACAGCTGACCGTACTCAAAAAAGATCCGTTCTATGAAATCACAGGAGAGCTCCTCTTTAATGATATTTCACTGCCATTTAAAAATATCATTATCCGAAATGATTATTTTATTCATTACCAAAATACTTTAAGCTTAATTGAAAATCCTGACATGCTTCGGGTCATTAAGTTTTTTAAATCTAACAATGAAATTCTTCTCATCCACGCTTCAAAGTACGAGAACTTTCTGCAGACCGTTTTAGCATCATTAGAACAGTATATTCACATTAATTACAGTTATATCCATTCTGCGACTCCCGTACAGCTGCAAGAAAAAAATTTCGGAACAGAAAAGATTATTTATTTGCATCAGGAAGGCAATTACGTGTCGATTACTCCGGTAATGAAATATGGAACTGTAGAAGTAGCTGTTTATTCAAGAAAACAGCTGTATGACACAGACCAGAATGGAAATCAGTTTAAAATAGAACGAAATTATGAGGCTGAAACCTCTCTTACTTCTATTATTATGATGCAGCATCCGGAATTTGAAGAACAACTGGAGGCAGATGAATATTTTTACTTACATAAAAATAAATTTCTGGATGCAGATTGGTTTCTAAAAGCCTTCGAAACGTGGAGAAATGAAAAGATAATCATTCTTGGTTTTAGTGAACTAAAGAACAACAAACTGAACCCGAATCGTGCTAAAATCAACATTCAGGTTACGAGTGGCATTGATTGGTTCAATGCTAAACTGAGCGTCCGTTTCGGAAAAAAAGAAGCAACCCTAAAGCAGGTGCACCGTGCTCTCCGTAATAAAACAAAGTTTGTACAGCTCGATGATGGCACGCAAGGTATACTGCCCGATGAATGGATCAGTAAAATCACCAAATACTTTCAGGCGGGTGATATCGATGAAGAATTATTGAAAATCCCTAAAATCAGTTTTACTGAAATTTCAAGTTTGTTTGAAAAAGAGATTTTAAGCGAAGAGGTACAGGCAGAAGTCCTTTCTTACTCAAACCAATTTTCCATGTTAAGAAAAGCTCCGGAAATCCCTGTTCCAACTGAATTAAAAACCAATCTGAGAGATTACCAACGGGAAGGATTGAATTGGTTAGGCCTTCTCGACAGTTTCAATTTCGGTGGATGTCTGGCCGATGATATGGGATTGGGAAAAACAGTGCAGATCATTGCTTTTATTTTACACCAAAGAGAAAAATATGGAGCAAATACAAATCTTATCATTGTACCAACTTCTCTTCTTTTTAATTGGCAGGAAGAGCTGGAAAAATTTGCCCCTTCTCTTAAAGTATTGCTGCATTACGGGCCAGATAGACTAAAGAACATCGATCATTTTAAGGAATATGAAGTCATATTGACCAGTTATGGAATGCTGCTTTCAGACATTCGCTTCCTTAAATCATTTCGCTTTAATTATGTTTTTCTCGATGAATCACAGGCGATCAAAAATCCCAATTCAGAAAAATATAAAGCTGCCCGTCTGTTACAGTCCAGAAACAGAGTCGTACTGACAGGAACACCTGTTGAAAACAATACCTTTGATCTTTACGGACAGCTTTCGTTTGCATGTCCGGGATTATTGGGAAGTAAGCAATATTTTAAAGACGTTTACGCCATTCCAATTGATAAATTTGAATATGGTAAACGCACCATCGAACTTCAACAAAAGATCAATCCTTTTATTTTACGAAGAACGAAAAAGCAAGTCGCAAAGGAGCTTCCTGAGAAAACTGAAATGGTCATCTATTGTGAAATGAACGCAGAGCAGCGTAAAATCTACGACCTTTATGAAAGGGAGTTGCGTGATTTTATATCTGCTTCCACTGATGATGAGACTTTGAAAAACAGCATGCATGTGTTAACGGGCTTAACCAAGCTCCGACAAATCTGTAATTCTCCAGTTCTGTTGAAGGAGGGCCATTCCGGAGAACATTCTGTAAAGATTCAGCTGTTAACTGAGCAGATCGAAAACAAATCAAAGGAACACAAGATTCTTGTGTTTTCACAATTTGTAGGAATGCTGGATCTGATCAAAAAAGAACTTGAAGATAAAAATATTCCTTTTGAATATCTTACAGGGCAGAGTAAGGATCGTGGCTCCAAAGTCCACCGATTTCAAACGGATGAAAATATCCGGGTATTTCTTATTAGCTTAAAAGCCGGAGGTGTTGGTCTTAACCTTACTGAAGCCGATTATGTTTATCTCGTAGATCCATGGTGGAATCCTGCCGCAGAAAACCAGGCAATCGACAGAAGCTACAGGATAGGACAGACCAAACATGTCGTAGCAATACGAATGGTTTGTTCGAATACGATTGAGGAAAAAATACTGAACCTCCAGAAGAAAAAAAGCAAACTGACACAAGGACTTATAAAAACAGAAGAATCCAAAATACTTGGTTTAGGTAGAGCTGATCTGCTAGAGATATTGGACTGA
- a CDS encoding RDD family protein, whose amino-acid sequence MKISEIKERKIINRPTPYFDELGYRIYHAYEYHLPYNPSYKGNETERLFAKWIDMLPFCLIFYFIFHKVVFISILFSVPCVLILGTITEFYWGTTLGKKIFKIKVLDDYGNYPNFLKSLKRNLLCLANFSPVFSEYTSRTVAMGRRTGTRMNFSMHMNNSICTTYIVKESKIPEIKELLKYQGKQDLLDHVSK is encoded by the coding sequence ATGAAAATATCAGAAATCAAGGAAAGAAAAATCATTAACAGACCTACTCCATATTTTGATGAGTTGGGTTATCGTATCTACCATGCTTATGAATATCACCTTCCTTATAATCCCAGTTATAAAGGAAATGAAACAGAAAGACTTTTTGCCAAGTGGATTGATATGCTTCCTTTCTGTCTCATTTTTTACTTTATATTCCACAAAGTGGTTTTTATAAGCATTTTATTTTCTGTTCCATGTGTTCTGATTTTGGGAACAATAACAGAGTTTTATTGGGGAACAACTTTGGGTAAGAAAATATTCAAAATTAAAGTCCTCGATGACTATGGGAATTATCCAAACTTTTTAAAATCGCTAAAGAGAAATCTTTTATGCCTGGCTAATTTCTCTCCTGTTTTTTCAGAATACACTTCCAGAACCGTTGCGATGGGAAGAAGAACAGGTACGCGAATGAATTTCAGTATGCATATGAATAATTCAATTTGTACAACTTATATTGTAAAAGAAAGTAAAATACCGGAAATCAAGGAACTTCTCAAATACCAGGGAAAACAAGATTTACTTGATCATGTTTCGAAATAA
- a CDS encoding M20/M25/M40 family metallo-hydrolase, which translates to MKINTFFAMPAVVLAAQFSLAQVPAKSQEKLNPVVESFVNEVNTNSQLENMAYELLDGIGPRLVGTPEMLAANEWTAKTLRSWGVDANLQQFGTWKGWQRGITHVDMVYPRIKSLSATQLAWSPATKKAVEAEVIVLPKVSSKAEFDTWLPSVKGKIVLMAQYQKIGRSDEQIKEFGTPELYEKLKAEKEQASKDFRDYVKNIGYDNTTLPEALEKAGAAGIAISNWTGVMGANRIFGAKTTKIPMFDIDVEDYGMLYRMAEKGQKPKIKVEAQSKILPDAKSFNTIGMIKGKEKPDEYVILSAHLDSWDGAQGATDNGTGTLTMLETMRILKKYYPNNKRTIVIGLWGSEEQGLNGSRGFVADNPEIMKGTQAVFNQDNGTGRVVNISGQGFVKSYDYIGKWLNAAPKSVRDNIKTDFPGMPGGGGSDHASFVAAGVPGFSLSSLNWGYFGYTWHTTKDTYDKIVFDELKNNVILTATLAYMASEDPEFTSRERRVMPQDEKGETIKWPEAKEPRRDSKEFK; encoded by the coding sequence ATGAAGATAAACACCTTTTTTGCAATGCCCGCAGTCGTTCTGGCAGCGCAGTTTTCATTAGCACAAGTCCCGGCAAAATCTCAGGAAAAACTCAATCCTGTTGTAGAAAGTTTTGTTAATGAAGTGAATACTAATTCTCAACTCGAAAATATGGCTTACGAGCTGCTTGATGGTATTGGACCCCGTTTGGTAGGAACTCCTGAAATGCTGGCAGCTAATGAATGGACTGCAAAGACTTTACGCTCTTGGGGAGTGGATGCAAATCTTCAGCAATTTGGAACATGGAAAGGCTGGCAGAGAGGAATTACGCATGTAGATATGGTTTATCCGCGTATAAAATCATTATCTGCTACACAACTGGCTTGGAGCCCGGCGACAAAAAAAGCTGTTGAAGCAGAAGTGATCGTACTTCCTAAGGTATCTTCTAAAGCCGAATTCGACACATGGTTACCTTCTGTAAAAGGTAAAATTGTATTGATGGCGCAATATCAAAAGATTGGCCGCTCTGATGAACAGATCAAAGAATTTGGTACTCCGGAACTCTATGAGAAACTGAAAGCTGAAAAAGAACAGGCTTCTAAAGATTTTCGTGATTATGTAAAGAATATAGGATATGATAATACTACACTTCCAGAGGCTTTAGAAAAGGCTGGTGCAGCAGGAATTGCAATATCCAACTGGACTGGAGTTATGGGAGCCAATAGGATTTTTGGTGCTAAAACCACAAAAATCCCAATGTTCGACATCGATGTAGAAGATTATGGAATGCTGTATAGGATGGCTGAAAAAGGTCAAAAGCCAAAAATTAAAGTAGAAGCCCAGTCAAAAATACTTCCTGATGCAAAAAGCTTTAACACGATAGGAATGATTAAAGGAAAAGAAAAGCCTGATGAATATGTCATTCTTTCTGCGCATTTGGATTCATGGGACGGAGCTCAAGGGGCTACAGATAATGGAACTGGTACGCTCACCATGCTTGAGACGATGAGGATTCTGAAAAAGTACTATCCCAACAATAAAAGAACCATTGTAATAGGACTGTGGGGAAGTGAGGAACAGGGATTGAATGGTTCCAGAGGATTTGTAGCAGACAATCCTGAAATTATGAAAGGAACTCAGGCGGTTTTTAATCAGGACAACGGAACTGGTCGCGTGGTGAATATCAGTGGTCAGGGATTCGTAAAGTCCTATGACTATATAGGAAAATGGCTGAATGCTGCTCCTAAAAGCGTAAGAGATAATATCAAAACAGACTTCCCAGGAATGCCTGGAGGTGGAGGTTCTGATCATGCTTCATTTGTTGCAGCAGGTGTACCTGGATTTTCTTTAAGCTCACTGAATTGGGGGTATTTCGGATATACCTGGCACACAACTAAAGATACCTATGATAAGATTGTTTTTGATGAGCTTAAAAATAATGTGATCCTGACAGCTACGTTAGCATATATGGCATCAGAAGATCCTGAATTTACGAGCAGGGAGAGAAGGGTAATGCCACAGGATGAAAAAGGAGAGACCATAAAATGGCCTGAAGCAAAAGAGCCAAGAAGAGATTCTAAAGAATTTAAATAA
- a CDS encoding histone H1, giving the protein MKELIEKINAEFEAFTTEANQQAEKGNKAAGTRARKSALELSKLFKDFRKVSVEESKK; this is encoded by the coding sequence ATGAAAGAACTAATCGAAAAAATCAACGCGGAATTTGAAGCATTTACAACTGAAGCAAACCAACAAGCTGAAAAAGGAAACAAAGCAGCTGGAACAAGAGCTCGTAAATCAGCTTTAGAACTAAGTAAATTGTTCAAAGATTTCAGAAAAGTTTCTGTTGAAGAATCAAAAAAATAA